TACGGGCGAGGTTGCGATAGGCCTTCTTTACTTCTTTGTCATCGGCATTCCGGGGTATCCCGAGAATGTCGTAGTAATCTCCTGCGCCCATTTTTTAGTTCACTCTTCTTTCACTTTGTAATCTGCATTGACGACATTATCATCGTCTTTTGTTTCCGCTTCCGGCTGGGGGCCGGCATCTGATGGCGGCTGTTGTGCAGCTGCCTGTTCGGCCTGAACTTTCTGGTAAATCTTGGTTGTCACAGCATATACTGCTTCGGTCAGTGCTTCCATGGACTTCTTGATCTCATCCAGGTTTTCCTCTTCAAGCGCTTTCTTGACTGCCGCAACACTATCTTCTACTTTCTGCTTGTCTTCCGCTTCGAGTTTGTCGCCACTCTCTTTGAGCATCTTTTCAGCAGTGAAGACGGCGGTGTCAGCCTGGTTGTGCAGCTCTATCTCATCGCGCTTCTGCTTGTCTTCATTCTCGAACGTCTTTGCGGCATCCATCATCTTCTTGATATCTTCTTCAGTGAGTTTCTTGTCACCCTTGATAGAGATGGCCTGCTGGTTACCGGAACCGAGATCCTTAGCCGAAACGTGGATGATACCATTCGAATCGATATCGAATGTGACCTCGACCTGGGGAATGCCCCGCGGGGCCGGTGGGATACCGGTCAACTGGAATTTACCCAGGGTGAAGTTATCCTTGGCAAGCGCACGTTCTCCCTGTACTACATGGATCTCGACACTGGTCTGGCCATCGGCTGCCGTTGAGAAAATCTGGCTTTTCCGGGTGGGAATCGTCGTGTTACGCTCGATGAGCTTGGTTGCGATGCCGCCTAATGTCTCGATACCGAGCGTGAGCGGGGTGACGTCCAGGAGAACGATATCTTTTGTCTCGCCGGTCAGGACCGCACCCTGGATTGCTGCACCGAGTGCCACACATTCATCCGGGTTAAGTCCCTTGTCCGGTTCCTTGCCGAGAAGCTTTTTGACGGTATCCTGGACAAGCGGAACACGGGTCGAGCCGCCAACGAGCAGGACATGATCGATATCTTTTGCCTCAAGTTTTGCATCGCTGAGCGCCTGCTTGACCGGGCCGACTGTTGATTCAACCAGGTTGCCGATAAGCTGCTCGAGTTTTGCTTTTGTGAGGTCGATGTTTAAGAACTTCGGGCCGCTCTTGTCCTGCGTGATGTAGGGCAGGTTGATGTTGGTGCTCTGGCGCTGCGAGAGTTCGATCTTTGCATTCTCCGATGCATCGCGAAGGCGCTGCATGGCATAGGGATCCGTGCGCAGGTCGATAGCTTCTTTCTTCTTGAATTCCTCAACAAGGTAATCGGTAACCAGCTGGTCGAAATCATCGCCACCGAGATGGTTATTGCCCGCAGTGGATTTCACTTCAAAGACGCCATCGCCAAGCGTGAGGATGGAAACATCGAAAGTACCGCCACCGAGATCGTAGACGAGGACGGTCGCATCCTTGTCCTTGTCGATACCATAGGCAAGGGCACTCGCGGTCGGCTCATTGATGATACGCATGACATCGAGTCCTGCGATCTTGCCGGCATCCTTGGTTGCCTGGCGCTGGGCATCATTGAAATATGCCGGGACCGTGATGACGGCTTTTGAGATCTTCTCGCCAAGATAGGCTTCTGCATCGATCTTGAGTTTCTGCAGGATCATCGACGAGATTTCCTGGGGCGTGTAATTCTTGTCATCAATCTTGATCTTTTCGCCGGTCCCCATCTTGCGCTTGATGGACTGGATTGTCCTCTGCGGGTTGGTCACGGCCTGCCGCTTTGCGAGACTGCCGACTAACCGCTCGCCCTCTTTAGTAAATGCTACAATCGATGCGGTTGTCCGCCCGCCTTCAGCATTCGGGATAACAATTGGTTTTCCTGCTTCCATGATGGACATACAGGAGTAAGTTGTTCCCAGATCAATTCCCAGAACTTTGTCATTTGCCATTTTTTTACCTCCTTTTTAATTACTTTCCTTTGGATACTGCAACTTTTGCGTGCCGGATAATTTTGTCATACATGCGATACCCGCGTGCCACTTCATCAATTACCATTCCTTCCTCTTCTTCAGAAGGAACATGGGCAATCGCCTCGTGCTCTGCCGGGTTGAAGGGTTTTTTGAGAGCTTCAACAGGTGAAATACCATGGCGTTGTAATTGTGAAATGAGCAGCTGTTGGATCTGCACGAGACCCTCGCGCAGGTGAGCATCGTCTGCTTTAATCGCCCGCTCAAAGTTATCAAGGACTTCAATAATATCGACAGCGAACCTTTCATTTGCCAGGTTCGTAATCATCTCCCGGTCACGTGCTGTGCGTTTTTTGAAATTTTCAAAATCCGCAGCAAGACGCAAGTACCGGTCATTGAGCTCGGCTACTGCCTTTCGCTGTTCATCCAGGGGATCTGAATCGGCCTGGGTGTTAACGGGGGCAGTATCCGGAATGCCGGTACTTTCTTTGCCGGTCTGTTCAACATTATGTTCTGCATCATTCATGGTGCAACCCTTACATTTTTCTAATATCACTTGTATTGTAGTTCTATATAAACATTCACTTCATTCTAATGCAGGAATCGGCGCAACGAAACGGGATTCATTATTGAAGCCCAAAACCGGGACTGCCAATGTTTTTTCTATAAAACTTCACGCGGATTTCGAAATAAACCGAAAATTTTGATTATTTATATATTCATTTTGCATTCTTTTTCTCTCAAATGGATCCGAGAAATAATTACATGAACTCCGGTAAATTACTGAAATAATTTTTGAATCACCATACCTTTTTCTTTCCTGTCCCTCATACACTTCACCATGAAGTGGGCACTGCTGTCCGTATGGGATAAGACAGGGATTATCGATCTCGCGCGAGAACTGGTAAAACAAAAATACAATATCATGAGCTCAGGAGGTACCGGAAAGGCACTTGCCGAAGCCGGGATACCTTTTACCGAGGTCTCGAGTTATACCGGTTTTCCGGAAATGATGGATGGACGGGTCAAGACCCTGCACCCCAAAGTTCACGGAGGTTTACTGGGAAGACGACAGATCGATGATGCGGTTATGATGAAACATGGTATCAATCGCATCGATCTCCTGGTTGTCAACCTCTACCCCTTTGAGATGATGTCCCGGAAACAGATGGGACTTGACGCCCTGATAGAGTATATCGACATCGGCGGACCGGCAATGATCCGGGCTGCGGCTAAAAATTACTGCAATGTGGTCGTAAGCGTTGATCCTTCAGATTACCCGGCGATTGTAAAAGCCATCAATGCGGGAGAAATCCCGGCAGATATGCGTCTCGACCTTGCAAGAAAAGCATTTGCCCGGACTGCCGCTTACGATGCAGCGATCAGTAACTATCTCTACCGGCTTGTTGACCCGTTTCCGGTTACTTTCTCTCTCCAGTTTACCGGTGGCCGGACGCTGCGTTATGGTGAAAATCCCCACCAGCAGGCAGCCGTCTATGGCACCAGTGGTATTGCCGGCACTGAACCCCTCCAGGGAAAGCAGATGTCTTACAACAATTATCTCGATGTAAATGCCGGGACCGGCCTTTTACGGGAATTTGAAGAACCGGCAGCAGTTATTGTCAAGCATAACAATCCGTGCGGGGTGGCAGTGGGAACAGACCTGCTGGATGCATACCTGTCAGCGCGGGATGTAGATCCGGTATCTGCCTATGGTTCGGTAATCTCATTAAACCGGGAAGTGGACCGTGTCCTGGCAGAAGAGATCTGTAAGACCTTTGTCGAAGTAGTCGTAGCTCCATCTTTTTCAAAGGAGTCGCTCGGCGTCATGAGCAGGAAAGAGACGATGAGAGTGCT
The sequence above is drawn from the Methanomicrobiales archaeon HGW-Methanomicrobiales-1 genome and encodes:
- a CDS encoding molecular chaperone DnaK, with amino-acid sequence MANDKVLGIDLGTTYSCMSIMEAGKPIVIPNAEGGRTTASIVAFTKEGERLVGSLAKRQAVTNPQRTIQSIKRKMGTGEKIKIDDKNYTPQEISSMILQKLKIDAEAYLGEKISKAVITVPAYFNDAQRQATKDAGKIAGLDVMRIINEPTASALAYGIDKDKDATVLVYDLGGGTFDVSILTLGDGVFEVKSTAGNNHLGGDDFDQLVTDYLVEEFKKKEAIDLRTDPYAMQRLRDASENAKIELSQRQSTNINLPYITQDKSGPKFLNIDLTKAKLEQLIGNLVESTVGPVKQALSDAKLEAKDIDHVLLVGGSTRVPLVQDTVKKLLGKEPDKGLNPDECVALGAAIQGAVLTGETKDIVLLDVTPLTLGIETLGGIATKLIERNTTIPTRKSQIFSTAADGQTSVEIHVVQGERALAKDNFTLGKFQLTGIPPAPRGIPQVEVTFDIDSNGIIHVSAKDLGSGNQQAISIKGDKKLTEEDIKKMMDAAKTFENEDKQKRDEIELHNQADTAVFTAEKMLKESGDKLEAEDKQKVEDSVAAVKKALEEENLDEIKKSMEALTEAVYAVTTKIYQKVQAEQAAAQQPPSDAGPQPEAETKDDDNVVNADYKVKEE
- the purH gene encoding bifunctional phosphoribosylaminoimidazolecarboxamide formyltransferase/inosine monophosphate cyclohydrolase (involved in de novo purine biosynthesis), with product MKWALLSVWDKTGIIDLARELVKQKYNIMSSGGTGKALAEAGIPFTEVSSYTGFPEMMDGRVKTLHPKVHGGLLGRRQIDDAVMMKHGINRIDLLVVNLYPFEMMSRKQMGLDALIEYIDIGGPAMIRAAAKNYCNVVVSVDPSDYPAIVKAINAGEIPADMRLDLARKAFARTAAYDAAISNYLYRLVDPFPVTFSLQFTGGRTLRYGENPHQQAAVYGTSGIAGTEPLQGKQMSYNNYLDVNAGTGLLREFEEPAAVIVKHNNPCGVAVGTDLLDAYLSARDVDPVSAYGSVISLNREVDRVLAEEICKTFVEVVVAPSFSKESLGVMSRKETMRVLALPKPSPADEIRTIDGGVLVQRTPEYQEHWEVITDRDPTPDEMKALQLAWKVCKHTKSNTIIFADQKRTLGIGAGQMSRVDSAKIAIEKACGSLKGSAVASDAFLPFPDTLEVAAKAGATALVQPGGSIRDKEVIEAANKLQMAMVFTGVRYFRH
- the grpE gene encoding nucleotide exchange factor GrpE, producing MNDAEHNVEQTGKESTGIPDTAPVNTQADSDPLDEQRKAVAELNDRYLRLAADFENFKKRTARDREMITNLANERFAVDIIEVLDNFERAIKADDAHLREGLVQIQQLLISQLQRHGISPVEALKKPFNPAEHEAIAHVPSEEEEGMVIDEVARGYRMYDKIIRHAKVAVSKGK